The genomic stretch TAATTGCGCCTTCCGGAACATTCTGAATGGCGATACCGATAGCAAGTGCCATAGCTCCGGCAAAGGTTATGTCAGTATTTCCCTGCATCAATCCAGCAAATACCACACCTACTGCCATTCCCTCCGGAATGTTATGAAGTGTTACAGCCAGCACCAACATTGTGGTTTTCTTAAAGGTCGTACTGATTCCCTCCGGCTCTTCCCTGTCAAGGTGTAGATGTGGAACAATTTTATCTAGTAACAGCAAAAAAGCAATACCTAATCCAAACCCTGTTATCGCAGGCACAAATGATAATTTTCCCATATCCTCTGACATGTCAATTGCCGGAATCAGCAGAGACCAAACAGAAGCAGCCACCATTACACCTGAAGCAAATCCCAGCAGTATTTTTTGAACCAGCGGATTGATTCGATTTTTAAGCAGGAACACAAAAGCTGAACCCAGCGTTGTTCCTATAAAAGGAATTAAAATTCCCAAAGAGATAGTATTCATAATAAATCACCTTTCCTAAAATAAACTTCTAAATATCATTGATTTTATATAAACTTATTTATATAATTTCTCTGGTTTTATTAATATGAACGATAAACAATGTCTTCATATTCATATTCAAAACCTTTTTTTCTGTACAAATTATATGCCTTTTCATTTTGAGTATCCAAATCTAGATAAAAATAATTCAAGTTCTCCCTTTTCAAAACTTTTGATAGTTTAGAAAGAGTATAATCGAGGAGTTCACTTCCATAACCCTTCCTTTGATCTGATTTCGTTACAGCGATATACTCAATACGTCCATAACCAAGATTTTCGAACCATATCCATAATATAGCACCTGTAATATTACCATCACGTAATGAATAAGACATTTCATAGCCCTGTTCGAGATATTCGTACAGGCTATCAATATCTTCTTCCACCCAATCCTCCAGTACTTCTTTAAAAAGCTTGTTTATTTGAATAAGAATATCTTTATCGTCTCTTGTTGCAGAATAGATAATTCTATCTGGTTTCATAGAATAAGGCTTATTCTTATACAGCTTTATTTTCATTGTTATGTGAGAAGAAGATAAGGTAAAACCATTTTCTTCCAACACTTTGCAAAGACGTGTATTCTCCTTTATTACATCGAATGAGATTAATTTGTCTTGATATTTATACATATTTCTAAGCAGGTTTATACTCTCGAGTATATTTTCATATGTATAATTCTTTTCTTTCATAACAGGGCCAATGATAATTCCCTTTTTTTTATCAATTTCCATAAATCCTATAATTCCCAGATTTTCATCCTT from Anaerocolumna sp. AGMB13020 encodes the following:
- a CDS encoding ZIP family metal transporter; translation: MNTISLGILIPFIGTTLGSAFVFLLKNRINPLVQKILLGFASGVMVAASVWSLLIPAIDMSEDMGKLSFVPAITGFGLGIAFLLLLDKIVPHLHLDREEPEGISTTFKKTTMLVLAVTLHNIPEGMAVGVVFAGLMQGNTDITFAGAMALAIGIAIQNVPEGAIISLPLKSEGTSRGKAFLYGMSSGIVEPIAALITILLTGLVVPVLPYLLSFAAGAMIYVVVEELIPEASEGEHSNIGTIGFAIGFMIMMTLDVALG
- a CDS encoding GNAT family N-acetyltransferase → MENEMNENNQNINDCFYMIKEKDENLGIIGFMEIDKKKGIIIGPVMKEKNYTYENILESINLLRNMYKYQDKLISFDVIKENTRLCKVLEENGFTLSSSHITMKIKLYKNKPYSMKPDRIIYSATRDDKDILIQINKLFKEVLEDWVEEDIDSLYEYLEQGYEMSYSLRDGNITGAILWIWFENLGYGRIEYIAVTKSDQRKGYGSELLDYTLSKLSKVLKRENLNYFYLDLDTQNEKAYNLYRKKGFEYEYEDIVYRSY